The following coding sequences are from one Bombus affinis isolate iyBomAffi1 unplaced genomic scaffold, iyBomAffi1.2 ctg00000070.1, whole genome shotgun sequence window:
- the LOC126927049 gene encoding uncharacterized protein LOC126927049 isoform X1 translates to MKNSKILAILICLQIIFVTFVPSGAVHLGGNCTDFEGRSVLHGQMYVPGPWICIHCICYNSKSTSCGRLRCSIPAKCKKFRFERRCCNIECLNPTEDPIEFNVTTVDDSPRNGSLQNHSPISGSINHYVSHSHMWTLSLLMVVTCCFLGV, encoded by the exons atgaagaactcgaaaatacttgcaatcctcatctgtttgcaaattattttcgtcactttcgtcccgtcaggggctg tgcatttaggaggaaactgtactgatttcgaaggacgatctgtcttacatggacagatgtatgtgccgggaccttggatttgcatacactgcatatgttacaattcgaagtcaacatcttgcgggcgtctccgctgttcaattcctgcg aagtgcaagaagttccgctttgaacgcagatgttgcaacatcgaatgcctaaaccccacagaagatccgatcgaatttaatgtcactaccgtcgatgattcacccagaaatggttcacttcagaaccatagtcccatatctggaagcatcaatcactatgtgtcacatagtcatatgtggacgctgagcttattgatg gtggtgacctgctgctttcttggggtttag